The bacterium genome contains a region encoding:
- a CDS encoding sugar ABC transporter permease, which produces MALEGSQTQVRLPDRLQVYLPRIVLSPTIAAAVVFIYGFILWTAWISLTNSGLLPRYELAGFIQYTKLFASDRWWVASRNLGIFGGLFVLFCTSLGLLLAILLDQKIRVEGALRTIYLYPMALSFIVTGTAWRWMLNPGLGLERVVRQMGFETFTFDWLVNSKMSIYTVVIAGVWQSTGFVMALFLAGLRSIDDSIIRAAQVDGASLPRIYLRIIIPSMRPVFFSAMIILSHIAIKSFDLVMVLTRGGPGYSSDLPATFMYTFAFTRNRLAFGAASAMMMFMAVMAIIVPYLYSELRVKRDG; this is translated from the coding sequence GTGGCGCTTGAAGGCTCACAGACACAGGTGCGGCTCCCTGACCGCCTTCAGGTCTACCTGCCCAGGATCGTTCTTTCTCCCACCATCGCCGCGGCAGTGGTTTTCATCTACGGGTTTATCCTCTGGACCGCGTGGATCTCCCTGACCAATTCGGGACTCCTTCCCCGCTACGAACTGGCGGGATTCATCCAGTACACCAAGCTTTTTGCCAGCGACAGGTGGTGGGTGGCCAGCAGGAACCTTGGTATTTTCGGGGGGCTGTTCGTGCTCTTCTGCACCTCCCTGGGCCTCCTCCTCGCTATCCTCCTTGACCAGAAGATCAGGGTCGAGGGGGCGCTGCGGACCATCTATCTTTATCCCATGGCCCTCTCGTTCATCGTCACCGGTACCGCCTGGCGGTGGATGCTCAACCCCGGCCTGGGGCTTGAGCGGGTGGTGCGGCAGATGGGGTTCGAGACATTCACTTTCGACTGGCTCGTGAACTCGAAGATGTCTATCTACACGGTGGTCATCGCCGGGGTGTGGCAGTCCACCGGGTTCGTCATGGCCCTGTTCCTGGCCGGCCTCAGGAGCATCGACGACTCCATCATCAGGGCGGCCCAGGTGGACGGGGCCAGTCTCCCCAGGATCTACCTGAGGATCATCATCCCCAGCATGCGCCCTGTTTTCTTCTCGGCCATGATCATCCTTTCCCATATCGCCATCAAGAGCTTTGACCTCGTCATGGTGCTGACGAGGGGCGGCCCCGGATACTCGTCGGATCTGCCGGCCACCTTCATGTACACCTTTGCCTTTACCCGCAACAGGCTGGCCTTCGGGGCCGCCAGCGCGATGATGATGTTCATGGCGGTCATGGCCATTATCGTTCCGTACCTTTACTCCGAGCTGAGGGTCAAAAGGGATGGCTGA